One stretch of Chryseobacterium sp. LJ668 DNA includes these proteins:
- a CDS encoding FAD binding domain-containing protein, whose translation MKPFTFEKAKTSAEALQLKNAKKDFIAGGTNIVDLLKKNIAQPDGMVDISNALPMEIKLSEKSVNIGAMVRNTALTTDSDLLKNYALITKAVLAGASPQIRNMASTAGNLLQRTRCPYFYDITTPCNKRKPGSGCSALNGDNKMSAIIGYNEQCVAVHPSDLCVALSALDANVHGINSKNEKFIIQFKDFHKLPEDTPWLDNNLPQNAVITYIEVPKNEFHKKYSYVKLRERTSYAFAMISVASALEMEGNTIKNVRLASGGVSHKPWRWYEAEDYLKGKKVSEEVFKKASEIVTEKVKPLAHNGYKVKMLRGAIELALQNASNL comes from the coding sequence ATGAAACCATTTACATTTGAAAAAGCAAAGACCTCTGCTGAAGCGCTTCAACTAAAAAACGCAAAAAAAGATTTTATCGCCGGAGGAACCAATATTGTTGATCTTCTGAAGAAAAATATTGCACAACCCGATGGGATGGTTGATATTTCTAATGCTTTGCCAATGGAGATTAAATTGTCTGAAAAGTCGGTGAACATTGGGGCAATGGTTAGAAATACGGCTTTAACGACAGATTCTGATTTACTGAAAAATTATGCGTTAATAACCAAAGCGGTTTTAGCAGGAGCTTCTCCACAGATCAGAAATATGGCAAGTACTGCCGGAAATCTACTACAGCGAACACGATGTCCCTATTTTTACGACATCACAACACCATGCAATAAAAGAAAACCAGGCAGTGGCTGTAGTGCTTTGAATGGCGATAACAAAATGAGTGCAATAATAGGCTATAACGAGCAGTGTGTAGCGGTTCATCCATCTGATCTATGTGTTGCTTTGAGCGCCTTAGATGCAAATGTTCATGGAATTAATTCTAAAAACGAAAAATTTATAATTCAGTTCAAAGATTTTCACAAATTGCCGGAAGATACGCCTTGGTTAGATAATAATTTACCTCAGAACGCTGTCATAACATATATTGAAGTTCCGAAAAATGAATTTCATAAAAAATATTCCTACGTAAAACTGCGAGAACGTACTTCGTATGCTTTTGCCATGATTTCTGTAGCCTCAGCTTTGGAAATGGAAGGGAATACAATTAAAAACGTGAGATTAGCTTCAGGCGGTGTCTCCCACAAACCTTGGAGATGGTACGAAGCCGAAGATTATCTGAAAGGTAAAAAAGTATCAGAGGAAGTATTTAAAAAAGCATCAGAAATTGTAACTGAGAAAGTAAAACCTTTAGCTCACAACGGATATAAAGTTAAGATGTTGAGAGGTGCAATCGAGCTGGCTTTGCAAAATGCTTCCAATTTATAA
- a CDS encoding DUF4249 domain-containing protein yields the protein MKNIFLIIVSLFLLTSCEKEIDLDLDDQSGNIVIEANVTNQPGPYQVKINKSVAFTENNMYPVVSNALVVLSDNTGQTETLNHIGQGIYQTTTFTAVPGRTYTLKISAEGKEYTATSTMPQPVLLEDLQQDSFMVAGELSYTLLPIFTDPYSLGNRYLFSYRVNNSKKIYEAFSDNVNNGLLNQRPLLLPNDDEDGETEKTKVGDTIYVEMQCIDTNVFTYFSALLQIIDGGGPGGGITPSNPPSNISNGALGYFSAHTVSKLSYVIQ from the coding sequence ATGAAAAATATATTTTTAATCATTGTCTCACTATTTTTATTGACGAGTTGTGAGAAAGAAATTGACTTAGACTTAGATGATCAAAGCGGAAATATCGTCATTGAAGCAAATGTAACCAATCAGCCGGGGCCTTATCAGGTGAAAATTAATAAATCTGTGGCATTTACTGAAAACAATATGTATCCGGTCGTAAGTAATGCTTTAGTAGTATTAAGCGACAATACCGGACAGACCGAAACTTTAAATCATATCGGTCAGGGGATTTATCAAACGACAACTTTTACTGCTGTGCCGGGAAGAACATATACTTTAAAAATTTCAGCAGAAGGGAAAGAGTATACTGCAACGAGTACAATGCCGCAACCTGTTTTGCTTGAAGATTTACAGCAAGATTCTTTTATGGTCGCAGGGGAATTATCATATACACTATTGCCTATTTTTACAGATCCTTACTCGTTGGGAAACAGATATCTTTTTAGCTACAGGGTAAATAATTCAAAAAAAATATATGAAGCTTTCTCCGATAATGTCAACAACGGATTGTTGAATCAAAGACCTTTGTTGCTTCCGAATGATGATGAAGACGGCGAAACTGAAAAAACAAAAGTGGGAGATACCATTTATGTAGAAATGCAGTGTATCGATACCAATGTCTTTACTTATTTTTCTGCACTGTTACAGATTATTGATGGTGGCGGTCCCGGCGGTGGAATCACCCCTTCAAACCCTCCGAGTAATATCAGCAATGGTGCGTTAGGATATTTTTCGGCACATACAGTCAGCAAATTAAGCTATGTGATTCAGTAA
- a CDS encoding (2Fe-2S)-binding protein: MSDKTNHSRRSFLKSTVIVALFSAIPTSVKAFYQDVKDFILPKKTILPIKISVNKKLHEIKTDSRSTLLDVLRENLYLTGTKKGCDHGQCGACTVHINGERALSCLTLVAMVPGKEITTIEGLSTGNQLHPMQEAFIECDGFQCGYCTPGQIMSAVACVKEGRTGSVEEIKEYMSGNLCRCGAYNGIVESIQKVAAL; the protein is encoded by the coding sequence ATGTCTGACAAAACTAATCACAGCAGAAGATCCTTTTTAAAAAGTACAGTTATTGTAGCATTATTTTCTGCAATTCCGACATCTGTCAAAGCTTTTTATCAGGACGTTAAAGATTTTATTCTGCCAAAGAAAACAATCTTACCCATAAAAATATCGGTTAATAAAAAATTACATGAAATTAAAACAGACAGTCGTTCCACACTCTTAGACGTCCTTCGTGAAAACCTTTATCTTACCGGAACTAAAAAAGGTTGTGACCACGGGCAATGTGGCGCATGTACCGTTCATATTAATGGCGAAAGAGCATTAAGCTGTCTAACTTTAGTTGCAATGGTTCCGGGAAAAGAAATTACAACAATAGAGGGTTTGTCCACTGGAAATCAGCTTCATCCGATGCAGGAAGCGTTCATCGAGTGTGACGGATTTCAATGTGGATATTGTACACCTGGACAGATCATGTCGGCGGTTGCGTGCGTGAAAGAAGGTCGCACTGGTTCTGTTGAAGAAATAAAAGAATATATGAGCGGAAATCTCTGCCGTTGCGGTGCATACAACGGAATTGTTGAATCTATACAAAAAGTGGCAGCATTATGA
- a CDS encoding xanthine dehydrogenase family protein molybdopterin-binding subunit — MGFFDDETEFNMPLEGRVEAIAKVKGLGKYAAEYQVDNLCYAVLVTSEIASGTIRSINTEAAMQAEGLIDVISHLKKPSVPGFADETKIKESKFGLPVFHTDKIYFKGQPVALVIAETLEEATYAATLIKIEYTKEPFEVDFNKAKDKIDLKPAGKERGDEKAWSDSPFYVDQEYTIAAEIHNPMEMHATIAHWYADDKLRLHDKNQGVNNVQKIFSGLFGIPVDNIQVISEFVGGGFGSGLKVWPHALAAVLGAKQVKRPVKLMLTRPQMFYSVGYRPASWQRIKLGADKDGKITGVLHQAKNGCALYDQFSDGITRVTRLIYQFDNLKTENAVVPLNLSAPTWMRGPGDCTGDFAVESALDELSYQLKIDPIQLRYKNLALEKNPETGLPWSTNFLKEAVEKGAKMISWNLRKSTPGAVTEGDWKIGYGMAVGMWNAGRNKAGAGIKMTIDGNIVLQTAMTDIGTGTGTGMVNIMHERSGISRNKIKIELGNSDLPPAGSQGGSTGLSSISGAVAAVSDALKLKLAEYASISNEKFKNAVVTDIILSDNGIFYKKEGEDFLSYQDIFTKNNLKVVEVEASSEAGEEKKKFSFCSSAAHFCKVKVNTKTGKVVVDKMVVIVDGGKIINEKPAANQISGAAIGGIGMALMEKMSVDEKLGSIISNDLAGYHFPVNADAPIIEVSFINKPDTNLNPSGAKGLGEVGIIGAAPAIANAIFNATGKRFRNLPITPETML; from the coding sequence ATGGGATTTTTTGATGATGAAACTGAATTTAACATGCCTTTAGAAGGTCGTGTTGAAGCCATTGCAAAAGTAAAAGGGCTCGGGAAATATGCTGCGGAATATCAAGTGGATAATCTCTGTTATGCGGTTTTAGTTACAAGTGAAATAGCCTCCGGAACCATAAGGTCTATCAATACTGAAGCTGCAATGCAGGCAGAAGGATTGATAGATGTTATTTCTCACCTTAAAAAACCTTCAGTTCCTGGATTTGCAGATGAAACTAAAATAAAAGAATCAAAATTCGGACTTCCCGTTTTTCATACAGATAAGATTTACTTTAAAGGACAACCTGTTGCCTTGGTAATTGCTGAAACATTAGAGGAAGCCACATATGCTGCTACTTTAATTAAGATTGAATATACAAAAGAGCCATTTGAAGTTGATTTTAATAAAGCAAAAGATAAAATTGACCTAAAACCGGCAGGCAAAGAAAGAGGAGATGAAAAAGCGTGGAGCGACTCACCATTTTATGTAGATCAGGAATATACTATTGCTGCGGAGATTCACAATCCCATGGAAATGCACGCAACGATTGCTCACTGGTATGCTGATGACAAACTGAGATTACACGACAAAAATCAGGGAGTCAACAATGTGCAAAAGATTTTCTCAGGATTATTTGGAATCCCTGTTGATAACATTCAGGTCATCAGTGAATTTGTAGGTGGTGGTTTTGGTTCAGGGTTAAAAGTTTGGCCACATGCTCTTGCAGCAGTTTTAGGAGCTAAACAAGTTAAAAGACCTGTTAAATTGATGTTGACAAGGCCACAAATGTTTTATTCTGTAGGATACAGACCGGCATCATGGCAGAGAATTAAATTAGGTGCAGATAAGGATGGTAAAATCACCGGAGTTTTGCACCAGGCAAAAAACGGCTGTGCACTTTATGACCAATTCAGTGATGGGATAACACGAGTAACAAGGTTGATTTATCAGTTTGATAATTTGAAAACTGAAAATGCTGTTGTCCCTTTAAATCTGAGCGCACCAACTTGGATGAGAGGCCCCGGAGATTGCACTGGTGATTTTGCAGTAGAAAGTGCTTTAGACGAATTGAGCTATCAGCTAAAAATAGATCCTATACAGTTAAGATATAAAAATCTTGCCCTCGAAAAAAATCCTGAAACCGGATTGCCGTGGTCAACCAATTTCCTGAAAGAAGCAGTAGAAAAAGGAGCCAAAATGATCAGCTGGAATTTGAGAAAGTCAACACCCGGAGCTGTAACAGAGGGCGATTGGAAGATTGGTTACGGTATGGCTGTCGGAATGTGGAACGCAGGACGAAACAAAGCCGGTGCTGGAATCAAAATGACCATAGATGGAAATATTGTTTTGCAGACCGCAATGACCGACATAGGAACAGGTACAGGTACTGGTATGGTAAATATCATGCACGAACGTTCAGGTATTTCTAGAAATAAAATCAAAATTGAATTAGGAAATTCAGATTTGCCACCAGCCGGAAGTCAGGGAGGAAGTACGGGACTATCATCTATAAGTGGAGCAGTGGCTGCAGTAAGTGACGCTCTAAAGTTGAAACTTGCGGAATATGCCTCAATTTCAAATGAGAAATTTAAAAATGCTGTTGTTACAGATATTATACTTTCTGATAATGGTATTTTCTATAAAAAAGAGGGTGAGGATTTCCTTTCTTATCAAGATATTTTCACTAAAAATAATTTAAAAGTAGTTGAAGTAGAAGCTTCATCAGAAGCGGGAGAAGAGAAGAAGAAATTTTCTTTTTGTTCTTCAGCAGCGCATTTCTGTAAGGTTAAAGTAAATACAAAGACCGGAAAAGTAGTTGTTGACAAAATGGTTGTTATTGTAGACGGTGGGAAAATCATTAATGAAAAACCTGCAGCTAATCAGATTTCGGGCGCAGCAATAGGTGGAATCGGAATGGCTCTTATGGAAAAAATGTCTGTTGATGAAAAGCTTGGGAGCATTATCTCAAATGATCTTGCTGGTTATCATTTTCCTGTGAATGCAGACGCTCCAATCATTGAAGTTTCATTTATCAACAAACCAGATACGAATCTTAACCCGAGTGGAGCAAAAGGTTTAGGAGAAGTAGGCATCATTGGGGCAGCACCAGCAATTGCAAATGCTATTTTCAATGCAACCGGAAAACGCTTCAGAAATTTACCAATTACGCCAGAAACTATGCTTTAG
- a CDS encoding helix-turn-helix domain-containing protein, which translates to MIKRIISFFFFFIISYLYSQDVYSEVRKKYWSFEENDQRAFIYLNKNIVKAKSEQNHQELFQAYKDAILFSKDKKIEYADSAIVAAKQTGNSDFIGDSYLSKGAIYYFNYREFQFALNEYLKAYEYLKDSKNGFLKYQNLYHIGVIKSYLGYYKEALQIFKECIIFFESQTKFDLHENLIYNNTKGYLNSLHQAIICYQALGKFDQADQLLKKAEQSTPKNKDFNLENSYFKKSIGISEFSKGNYTQAIKEFDLALPSLIKVNDFTWASYVYFYKGKSYTKTGNPDLGVRNYKKVDSIFNKYKFILPELRNNYEELITYYKKKNDAENQLYYTNQLLKVDSVISSDFKYLSTRIHRDYDTKSLLEVKEDLEKTNSFGKILLIICIVIILLLGALVYYRSRKQKQIQQKYSQLLIKMEEAKVTENIEISLKYDVSKNVKLDKTIVEKLLNDINNFEMNKGYLEKGITLKKLSDQFKTNTSYLSQVINEYKGNNFNTYINILRINYATQKIYDDREWRKYSIEHIASASGFSNRQSFSNVFLEQNGIRPVDFIKNRIKETEVT; encoded by the coding sequence ATGATAAAAAGAATAATTTCTTTCTTTTTTTTCTTCATTATTTCATATCTATATTCACAGGATGTTTATTCTGAAGTAAGAAAAAAATATTGGAGTTTTGAGGAGAATGACCAAAGAGCATTTATTTACTTAAATAAAAATATTGTTAAGGCAAAATCTGAACAAAATCATCAAGAATTGTTTCAGGCTTACAAAGATGCAATTTTATTTTCTAAGGACAAGAAAATAGAATACGCTGACAGCGCTATAGTTGCAGCAAAGCAGACGGGTAATAGTGATTTCATTGGGGATTCTTATTTGAGCAAAGGAGCTATCTATTATTTTAACTACCGGGAATTTCAGTTCGCACTAAACGAATATTTAAAAGCTTATGAATATCTTAAAGATTCTAAAAACGGATTTTTAAAGTACCAGAATTTGTATCATATAGGGGTTATTAAAAGTTATTTGGGTTATTATAAGGAGGCTTTGCAGATTTTTAAAGAGTGTATTATTTTTTTTGAATCACAGACTAAATTTGATTTGCATGAAAACCTAATCTATAACAATACCAAAGGTTACCTAAATTCTTTACATCAAGCAATCATATGTTATCAGGCTTTAGGTAAATTTGATCAGGCAGACCAATTGTTGAAAAAAGCTGAACAATCTACTCCGAAAAATAAAGATTTTAATCTTGAAAACAGTTATTTTAAAAAAAGTATAGGTATTTCTGAATTCTCAAAAGGCAACTATACTCAAGCTATCAAAGAATTTGATCTAGCACTTCCTTCTCTTATCAAAGTAAATGATTTTACATGGGCCTCCTATGTCTATTTTTATAAAGGAAAGAGTTACACAAAAACTGGTAATCCGGATCTTGGTGTGCGAAATTATAAAAAAGTAGATTCAATTTTTAATAAGTATAAATTTATTCTTCCTGAACTCAGAAATAATTATGAGGAACTTATTACTTACTATAAAAAAAAGAATGATGCAGAGAACCAATTGTATTATACTAACCAGCTTTTAAAGGTTGACAGTGTAATATCATCAGATTTCAAATACTTATCGACCAGAATACACAGGGATTATGATACTAAAAGTCTGCTAGAGGTAAAAGAAGACCTCGAAAAAACCAATTCGTTTGGAAAAATTTTGTTGATAATCTGCATTGTTATTATCTTATTGCTTGGTGCATTGGTATATTACAGAAGCAGAAAACAGAAACAGATTCAGCAGAAATACAGTCAGTTACTGATAAAGATGGAGGAAGCCAAGGTAACAGAAAATATTGAGATTTCTCTGAAATATGATGTCAGTAAAAATGTAAAATTAGACAAAACCATCGTTGAAAAGCTTTTAAACGATATTAATAATTTTGAAATGAATAAAGGATATCTTGAAAAAGGGATAACCCTTAAAAAATTATCAGACCAGTTTAAAACCAATACCTCATATCTGTCTCAGGTCATCAACGAATACAAAGGAAATAATTTCAACACTTATATCAATATTCTCAGGATCAATTATGCTACACAAAAAATATATGATGACAGAGAATGGAGGAAATATTCTATAGAACATATTGCTTCAGCTTCAGGTTTTAGCAACAGGCAGAGCTTCTCAAATGTGTTTTTAGAACAGAATGGAATTCGGCCTGTTGACTTTATTAAAAATAGAATTAAGGAAACAGAAGTTACTTAA